The proteins below come from a single Corynebacterium cystitidis genomic window:
- the map gene encoding type I methionyl aminopeptidase, translated as MIPAKTPAELDAMEAAGRIVGIALQEVRKAAVPGVTTADLDKVAEDVIRSHGAIPTFLGYQGFTGSICSSVNEVVVHGIPTDELVLKEGDLVSIDCGATFEGWVGDSAWSFGVGELAPDVDKLNRATEQVLMEGMQAMVPGNHLTDVSHALEQATYKAERDFGIKLGILDGYGGHGIGRVMHEDPFLANEGKPGKGPIIQEGSVLAIEPMLILGGEVDSEVLDDDWTVVTLDGSPAAHWEHTVAATKKGPRILTPRT; from the coding sequence ATGATACCGGCCAAAACCCCTGCTGAGCTCGACGCCATGGAGGCGGCTGGCCGCATCGTCGGCATCGCGCTGCAAGAAGTACGCAAGGCTGCGGTTCCGGGGGTGACAACGGCAGATCTGGACAAGGTTGCAGAAGACGTGATCCGCTCCCACGGGGCGATCCCCACCTTCTTGGGCTATCAGGGGTTCACCGGTTCCATCTGTTCCAGCGTCAACGAAGTGGTGGTCCACGGAATCCCCACCGACGAGCTAGTGCTGAAAGAAGGCGACCTGGTCTCCATCGACTGCGGCGCAACTTTTGAAGGCTGGGTTGGGGACTCAGCCTGGAGTTTCGGTGTCGGTGAGCTTGCCCCGGACGTCGATAAGCTCAATCGTGCCACCGAGCAGGTGCTCATGGAAGGCATGCAGGCCATGGTTCCGGGTAATCACCTGACAGATGTATCGCACGCGCTGGAGCAGGCCACATATAAGGCAGAGCGTGATTTTGGGATTAAGTTGGGCATTCTCGACGGGTACGGCGGCCACGGGATTGGGCGCGTAATGCACGAAGACCCTTTCCTTGCCAATGAAGGCAAGCCAGGAAAGGGCCCGATCATCCAGGAAGGTAGCGTCTTGGCGATCGAACCCATGCTGATCCTGGGTGGGGAAGTGGACTCGGAGGTGCTTGACGACGATTGGACCGTGGTGACACTCGACGGTTCCCCAGCAGCGCACTGGGAGCACACAGTAGCTGCCACAAAGAAGGGACCCCGCATTCTGACCCCCCGAACCTAG
- a CDS encoding adenylate kinase has translation MRLVLLGPPGAGKGTQAEILSDKLNVPHISTGDLFRANIGEGTPLGIEAKSYIDAGKLVPDDVTVRMVESRLAEPDAKNGFLLDGFPRNTAQAEVLEEMLEKNGTRLDGVLSFEIDEDVVVERMLARGRADDNEETIRTRLEEYREKTKPVTDYYGDKIIAIDAEGEVDEVNARAMEKLGK, from the coding sequence ATGCGACTCGTACTTCTCGGCCCTCCCGGGGCAGGCAAGGGCACCCAGGCGGAAATCCTATCCGACAAGCTCAACGTGCCACACATCTCCACCGGTGACTTATTCCGTGCCAATATTGGTGAGGGAACCCCACTCGGTATCGAGGCAAAGAGCTATATCGATGCAGGCAAGCTCGTCCCAGATGATGTCACCGTCCGCATGGTGGAATCACGTCTGGCGGAACCAGATGCAAAGAATGGGTTCCTGCTCGACGGCTTCCCACGGAACACCGCCCAGGCAGAAGTGTTGGAAGAGATGCTGGAGAAAAACGGCACTCGGCTCGACGGCGTACTGAGCTTCGAGATTGACGAGGATGTTGTGGTGGAGCGGATGCTTGCCCGCGGTCGCGCCGACGATAACGAGGAGACCATTCGTACCCGTCTTGAAGAGTATCGGGAGAAGACGAAGCCGGTTACCGACTACTACGGCGATAAGATCATCGCGATTGATGCCGAAGGCGAAGTCGACGAGGTGAACGCCCGCGCAATGGAGAAGCTGGGCAAGTAA
- the secY gene encoding preprotein translocase subunit SecY encodes MSAILQVFKDPDLRKKILITLALIILYRIGAQIPTPGVDYATIAGRLSALTDENSSVFSVINLFSGGALLQLSIFAIGIMPYITASIIVQLLTVVIPKFEELKKEGQSGQTKMTQYTRYLTVALALLQSAGIVALADREQLLGRGVSVLVEDRNLFTLIMMVVVMTSGAVLVMWLGEIITEKGVGNGMSLLIFAGIATRLPTDGMNILEQSGGLIFAVVVVAVIALVVGIIFIEQGQRRIPVQYAKRMVGRRQYGGSSTYLPLKVNQAGVIPVIFASSLMYMPLLITQIIYSNQVTPPDNWWQRNVMSWLQSPSSWQYILVYFALIIFFSYFYVSIQYDPNDQAENMKKYGGFIPGIRPGRPTAQYLGYVMNRLLFVGAIYLAVIAVMPNIALDMGLGSQSMMSSFGGTAILIMVSVALTTVKQIESQLLQSNYEGLLK; translated from the coding sequence GTGTCCGCCATTCTTCAGGTGTTTAAGGACCCGGATCTGCGCAAGAAGATTCTGATCACTCTTGCGCTGATCATCCTGTACCGCATCGGTGCCCAGATCCCAACCCCGGGTGTTGACTACGCAACGATCGCTGGTCGTTTGAGCGCGCTTACCGACGAGAACTCGTCCGTATTCTCCGTGATCAATCTGTTCTCGGGTGGCGCACTGCTCCAGCTGTCCATCTTCGCTATCGGCATCATGCCGTACATTACGGCGTCGATTATTGTGCAGCTGCTGACTGTAGTGATCCCGAAGTTCGAGGAACTCAAGAAGGAGGGGCAGTCAGGACAAACCAAGATGACGCAGTACACGCGCTACCTCACCGTGGCGTTGGCGTTGCTGCAGTCAGCGGGCATTGTTGCTTTGGCCGACCGCGAACAGTTGCTGGGTCGAGGTGTGTCAGTGCTCGTGGAAGACCGCAACCTGTTCACTCTGATCATGATGGTCGTGGTCATGACCTCCGGTGCCGTGCTAGTCATGTGGCTTGGTGAGATCATCACAGAAAAAGGCGTGGGCAACGGTATGTCCCTGCTGATCTTCGCTGGTATTGCGACCCGCCTGCCAACCGACGGCATGAACATTCTCGAGCAATCTGGCGGGCTCATCTTCGCAGTTGTCGTTGTTGCCGTGATCGCCTTGGTTGTGGGCATTATCTTCATCGAGCAGGGCCAGCGCCGCATTCCGGTGCAGTACGCCAAGCGCATGGTTGGTCGTCGTCAGTACGGCGGATCCTCGACTTACCTGCCATTGAAGGTCAACCAGGCCGGCGTGATCCCCGTCATCTTCGCGTCATCGCTGATGTACATGCCGTTACTGATTACTCAGATTATTTACTCTAACCAGGTAACACCGCCAGATAACTGGTGGCAGCGTAACGTCATGAGCTGGCTGCAGTCACCATCGTCATGGCAGTACATCCTGGTGTATTTCGCTCTGATCATCTTCTTCTCGTACTTCTATGTATCGATTCAGTATGACCCGAATGATCAGGCCGAGAACATGAAGAAGTATGGTGGCTTTATCCCGGGAATTAGGCCGGGTCGACCAACCGCACAGTATTTGGGTTATGTGATGAATCGCTTGCTGTTTGTTGGTGCGATCTACCTGGCAGTGATTGCTGTGATGCCGAACATTGCACTGGACATGGGTCTTGGCTCACAGTCCATGATGTCCTCATTCGGCGGTACTGCAATCCTGATTATGGTGTCCGTGGCCTTGACCACGGTGAAGCAAATTGAATCCCAGCTCCTCCAATCCAATTACGAAGGACTCTTGAAATAA
- a CDS encoding DMSO/selenate family reductase complex A subunit produces the protein MTSATPEAHTSAQLTDTGETDPTAVTRRGFLKWSGLVGGTAMAVGAAGGTLLRGTPGVGEAQAAEGDSTADPSFVWSACTVNCGSRCPLKLQVEDGRVTRVLPEDAGDNEIGSQQIRACVRGRSIRHRIYNPDRLKTPLKRKPGTERGAGEWEEISWDQALDEIADKMKQLISDYGNESIYLSYGTGTIGGTIARSWPPVETPFARLMNLIGGYLNHYSDYSTAQITAAYPYHYGDWVTSNSFDDVKNSKLQVMFGNNPLETRMSGGGETFVTQQIKKKHGVRTIIIDPRYSETSVGLGDQWVALRPGTDAALVAGIAHVLIDENLHDQEFLDKYCVGFDEEHMPEGAPKNASYRAYIEGKGPDGIEKTPEWASKITGVPPQDIRQLAREMGTAQPVSITQGWGPQRHANGENQARAVFTLAALLGQIGIPGGGTGAREGSASLPMTYPFNTQYENPVETSIPVAMWTHAVDHGEKMTATHDGVQGKDKLDVPIKMLWQYAGNTHTNQHSDLNRTIELLKDDSKAELVVVSDIQMTVSARYADYVLPDASTAEQLDVIQQGSAGNLEYTILASPAIQPLYECRPIYDVVADLAERFGVRDKFTEGRTQEEWVKYTLDESRKEIPELPEFDELQKMGVWRREGESVIALEDFRKDPVANPLETPSGKIEIFSETLHNMISEWEFDESLPGNKLTALPEHVDTWEGAKAASNNKKYPLQVIGHHTKGRTHSSYANVDWLRDDAHPQVLWINPMDASSRGIENDDEVFAFNDRGRIKSIARVTQRIAPGVISIPQGSWFNPKDGGVDEGASVNTLTSWQPSPLGKGNAQHTAICQVEKA, from the coding sequence ATGACTTCAGCAACGCCCGAGGCGCACACAAGTGCCCAGTTGACAGACACCGGAGAAACCGATCCCACCGCGGTTACCCGGCGTGGCTTCCTCAAGTGGTCCGGCCTTGTCGGAGGCACCGCAATGGCGGTCGGAGCCGCCGGTGGCACCCTCCTCCGTGGCACACCTGGAGTGGGAGAAGCTCAGGCTGCCGAAGGAGACTCCACCGCTGATCCGAGTTTCGTGTGGTCGGCGTGCACCGTCAACTGCGGTTCACGCTGCCCGCTGAAGCTGCAAGTGGAAGACGGACGCGTGACCCGAGTCCTGCCGGAGGATGCCGGAGACAATGAAATTGGCTCCCAGCAGATTCGTGCCTGCGTGCGTGGCCGTTCCATTCGCCACCGCATCTACAACCCAGACCGGTTGAAGACCCCTTTGAAGCGCAAGCCTGGCACCGAACGTGGTGCAGGTGAGTGGGAGGAGATCTCCTGGGACCAGGCTCTCGATGAGATTGCAGACAAGATGAAGCAGCTCATTTCCGATTATGGCAATGAGTCCATCTACTTGAGTTATGGCACTGGCACGATTGGGGGCACGATCGCACGATCGTGGCCACCTGTGGAAACACCCTTTGCACGGTTGATGAATCTGATCGGCGGCTACCTCAACCACTACTCCGACTACTCCACAGCGCAGATCACTGCCGCCTACCCCTACCACTACGGAGATTGGGTGACCTCGAATTCTTTCGACGATGTCAAAAACTCGAAACTCCAAGTGATGTTCGGCAATAACCCGCTGGAGACCCGCATGTCCGGTGGCGGCGAAACATTTGTCACCCAGCAGATCAAGAAGAAGCATGGCGTTCGCACGATTATTATCGATCCGCGGTATTCGGAAACGTCGGTAGGCCTTGGCGACCAGTGGGTTGCACTACGCCCCGGAACCGATGCCGCGCTTGTGGCCGGCATCGCCCATGTGCTTATCGACGAAAACCTCCACGACCAAGAATTCCTCGACAAGTACTGTGTCGGTTTCGATGAAGAGCACATGCCGGAAGGTGCCCCGAAGAACGCGTCGTACCGCGCCTACATCGAGGGCAAAGGTCCAGATGGAATCGAAAAAACCCCTGAGTGGGCCTCGAAGATTACCGGTGTTCCCCCTCAAGATATTCGCCAGCTCGCCCGTGAGATGGGAACCGCACAGCCGGTTTCCATCACTCAAGGGTGGGGCCCACAACGCCACGCCAATGGCGAAAATCAGGCACGTGCTGTGTTTACACTTGCAGCACTGTTAGGACAGATCGGCATCCCTGGTGGTGGCACGGGTGCTCGCGAGGGCTCCGCGTCCCTGCCGATGACCTACCCGTTTAATACTCAGTATGAGAACCCGGTGGAAACGTCGATCCCGGTGGCAATGTGGACGCACGCTGTGGACCATGGCGAGAAAATGACCGCCACCCACGACGGTGTGCAGGGGAAAGACAAGCTGGACGTGCCTATCAAAATGCTGTGGCAATATGCTGGCAACACGCACACGAATCAGCATTCAGACTTGAATCGTACAATCGAACTACTCAAGGATGACAGCAAGGCTGAGTTGGTCGTGGTTAGCGATATTCAAATGACTGTGTCTGCCCGCTACGCCGATTATGTTCTGCCGGATGCATCGACTGCGGAGCAGTTAGACGTGATCCAGCAGGGTTCGGCCGGCAACTTGGAGTACACCATTCTGGCTTCGCCTGCGATTCAACCTCTGTATGAATGCCGCCCGATTTATGACGTCGTCGCAGATCTGGCTGAACGTTTCGGTGTGCGCGATAAGTTCACTGAAGGCCGCACCCAGGAAGAATGGGTCAAATACACGCTGGATGAGTCCCGCAAGGAAATCCCTGAGCTTCCCGAGTTCGATGAACTACAGAAGATGGGGGTGTGGCGTCGTGAAGGCGAATCCGTCATTGCACTGGAAGACTTCCGGAAAGACCCTGTGGCCAACCCCCTCGAAACTCCATCCGGAAAGATCGAGATCTTCTCGGAGACGCTGCACAACATGATCAGCGAATGGGAGTTCGATGAATCATTGCCGGGCAACAAACTCACCGCGCTACCAGAACATGTGGATACGTGGGAAGGGGCAAAGGCTGCGTCCAATAACAAGAAGTACCCCCTCCAGGTCATTGGGCACCACACGAAAGGCCGCACGCACTCGTCCTACGCCAACGTCGATTGGCTTCGCGACGATGCCCACCCTCAGGTGCTGTGGATCAACCCGATGGATGCGTCTAGCCGGGGCATCGAAAACGACGACGAAGTATTCGCTTTCAACGATCGCGGGCGGATCAAGTCCATCGCTCGAGTCACCCAGCGAATCGCACCCGGTGTGATCTCCATCCCCCAGGGTTCGTGGTTTAACCCGAAGGACGGAGGCGTGGATGAAGGCGCATCCGTTAACACGCTGACCAGCTGGCAACCCTCACCTCTTGGGAAGGGCAACGCCCAACATACTGCTATTTGCCAGGTCGAGAAAGCATAA
- a CDS encoding DMSO/selenate family reductase complex B subunit has translation MANETKNTTSDAGKDRVNKRLGFYFDQTLCNGCKACQIACKDKHDTPIGVNWRRVVEYSGGDWATNSDGVMQNSTFTYYTSISCNHCDNPICTQVCPTTAMHVGEDGVVTVDPDKCVGCRYCEWACPYSAPQFNVDKGVMTKCDLCADYRSEGKEPACVASCPSRALDWGPIDQLREEHGDVNGIAPLPDPSLTEPRLTMRPHKDAKPWDRSEAGEIANPTEV, from the coding sequence ATGGCCAACGAAACCAAAAATACTACTTCTGATGCAGGCAAGGACCGCGTGAACAAGCGCCTCGGCTTCTACTTCGACCAAACGCTGTGCAACGGCTGTAAGGCCTGCCAAATCGCGTGCAAGGATAAGCACGACACCCCAATCGGTGTGAACTGGAGGCGCGTGGTGGAGTATTCAGGCGGTGACTGGGCCACAAACTCTGATGGTGTGATGCAAAATAGCACCTTCACCTACTACACCTCCATTTCCTGCAACCACTGCGATAACCCAATATGTACCCAAGTCTGCCCGACAACCGCGATGCACGTCGGTGAAGACGGCGTAGTAACCGTCGACCCAGATAAGTGCGTAGGGTGCCGCTACTGCGAATGGGCGTGCCCATACTCTGCTCCGCAGTTCAATGTGGACAAGGGCGTGATGACAAAGTGTGACCTGTGCGCCGATTATCGCTCGGAAGGCAAAGAGCCGGCTTGTGTGGCCTCGTGCCCATCGCGCGCTTTGGACTGGGGCCCGATTGATCAGTTGCGCGAAGAGCACGGCGATGTCAACGGCATCGCACCACTTCCTGATCCATCGCTGACAGAACCACGCCTGACGATGAGACCGCACAAAGATGCCAAGCCGTGGGACCGTTCTGAGGCTGGCGAGATTGCCAACCCTACCGAGGTTTAA
- a CDS encoding dimethyl sulfoxide reductase anchor subunit family protein yields the protein MNLHEWPLTFFTVFGQMAVGAFFVLGCITVFGRLRFSSNAIDRICVPALYAIGPIMIAGFVLAFFHLGNPLNAPNVIRNIGSSGLTQELVAGCVFAGLGFLFAASQFFDWFTVRVRAGIAVLTALVGLGFIYTMANLYMLPTIPAWNRWTTPASFYLSGAVTGLLAIAVALTAYNWLEDSPLIKRLIPSARNADQTEEQKEEVWDLISASLRWIGIALTIVVPLIFIVMVFIHSRPAGPNEAEFAFNTTAFVIRICLLLLGAFIVGLILAFGNRRTRPSGLNMTLITVAYIAVVIAELVGRFLFYGAIDKVGI from the coding sequence ATGAATCTGCACGAGTGGCCGTTGACGTTTTTCACGGTCTTTGGACAAATGGCGGTCGGCGCATTCTTCGTCTTGGGCTGTATCACCGTGTTTGGGCGTTTGCGTTTTTCAAGCAACGCGATTGACCGCATCTGCGTTCCCGCCCTGTATGCCATCGGCCCGATCATGATTGCGGGCTTCGTTTTGGCGTTCTTTCACCTTGGCAACCCTCTGAACGCACCCAATGTGATCCGCAACATTGGCTCGTCCGGTTTGACCCAGGAGCTGGTAGCAGGGTGTGTTTTCGCAGGTCTTGGGTTCCTGTTCGCCGCCTCCCAGTTCTTCGACTGGTTTACAGTGCGTGTACGCGCCGGGATCGCGGTACTTACTGCGCTAGTCGGCCTCGGGTTTATTTACACCATGGCGAACCTCTACATGCTTCCCACCATCCCGGCGTGGAACCGCTGGACAACCCCGGCCTCGTTCTATCTGTCGGGTGCTGTCACTGGCCTTCTGGCAATTGCTGTCGCACTGACCGCATATAACTGGCTAGAGGATTCTCCGCTGATTAAGCGGCTCATCCCGTCTGCGCGCAATGCTGATCAAACCGAGGAGCAGAAAGAGGAGGTGTGGGACTTAATCTCTGCCAGTTTGCGCTGGATCGGCATCGCCTTAACTATTGTTGTGCCGTTGATCTTTATCGTGATGGTCTTTATTCATTCACGCCCGGCTGGCCCGAATGAAGCCGAATTCGCTTTCAATACCACCGCGTTTGTGATCCGTATTTGCCTCCTGTTGCTTGGTGCTTTTATCGTGGGACTCATTTTGGCGTTTGGGAACCGTCGCACTCGCCCGAGCGGGCTGAATATGACGCTGATTACCGTCGCCTATATCGCTGTGGTGATCGCCGAGTTGGTTGGCCGCTTCCTGTTCTACGGCGCTATCGACAAGGTAGGAATTTAA
- a CDS encoding TorD/DmsD family molecular chaperone, with protein MEANRAQRLAIAADIVGQLFLEAPRPALAAALHDEKFLRDWPLDDDHSQAATQMLRSASPDSADELKRDHLYLFTGIGAPLAQPYESPYFSPDGLVFDSATAEVAEIYRQVGFSTGTDAMPADHIGFQLLCVGHIARQITALAPSVGAYTEILRSFVDKHLGRFSEHVLVSVEEHARSSIYQALPGLTRGVITTTLTLC; from the coding sequence ATGGAGGCAAATCGCGCACAGCGGTTGGCAATCGCGGCCGACATCGTTGGCCAGCTTTTTCTCGAGGCCCCGCGACCTGCGCTAGCAGCCGCGCTTCACGACGAAAAGTTCTTGCGGGACTGGCCGCTTGACGACGACCACTCCCAAGCAGCTACTCAGATGCTGCGCTCTGCCTCACCAGATTCTGCTGATGAGCTTAAACGCGATCACCTCTACTTGTTCACCGGCATTGGTGCTCCGCTCGCCCAGCCATATGAGTCGCCCTACTTCTCCCCCGATGGCCTAGTCTTCGATTCCGCAACCGCGGAGGTCGCTGAGATTTACCGCCAGGTCGGGTTTTCCACCGGCACCGACGCAATGCCTGCCGACCATATCGGTTTCCAACTGTTGTGCGTGGGGCATATCGCCCGCCAGATTACTGCCTTGGCGCCCTCAGTCGGCGCGTACACGGAGATCCTGCGAAGCTTCGTCGATAAGCATCTCGGCCGGTTTAGCGAGCATGTCCTTGTAAGCGTGGAAGAACATGCACGTAGCTCCATTTATCAGGCCCTGCCGGGGCTGACGCGCGGAGTGATCACTACCACGCTCACGCTGTGCTAA
- a CDS encoding DUF1707 SHOCT-like domain-containing protein — translation MDDLSSSPKRIRIGNRERSEALDQLSTAFTEGYLDVYEFDSRTASAASAEYQDEISVLFDDLPDLSDGTQPTAATMPPHSLAQVPVSSAAVDLDDVMARGKKVAVADAAIWTVTMAVFFLGLFVFQWNYFWLAFIAGGLGSAAARAVIGLSDEEEEVYEELEEAERKQRAERLEIAKRRRLELDSGK, via the coding sequence ATGGACGACCTTTCCTCCTCCCCAAAGCGCATTCGTATTGGTAACCGTGAACGTAGTGAAGCCCTTGATCAGCTGAGTACTGCCTTCACCGAGGGTTATCTCGACGTGTATGAGTTCGATAGCCGCACCGCTTCTGCTGCTTCTGCGGAGTACCAGGATGAGATCTCCGTGCTTTTCGACGACCTGCCAGACCTTAGCGACGGCACGCAGCCGACAGCTGCAACCATGCCGCCACATAGCCTGGCCCAGGTGCCAGTAAGCAGTGCCGCAGTAGACCTCGATGATGTAATGGCTCGGGGGAAGAAAGTCGCCGTCGCCGATGCAGCCATCTGGACCGTGACAATGGCCGTTTTCTTTTTAGGCTTGTTTGTATTCCAGTGGAATTATTTCTGGCTCGCCTTCATAGCCGGTGGCTTAGGCTCAGCCGCTGCTCGGGCGGTGATAGGGCTAAGCGACGAGGAAGAAGAGGTTTACGAGGAGCTTGAAGAGGCAGAGCGTAAACAGCGCGCGGAGCGACTCGAAATAGCAAAACGTCGACGCCTGGAACTTGATTCCGGAAAATGA
- a CDS encoding amidohydrolase: protein METFKQPIDQILSTLDETRAEREELLKFFHQNPELSMQEDATSAKIREELERYGVDYTRVGRTGLVATIENGDGPIVAMRADIDALPVKEASGKDFASTATQVDEQTGTEVPTAHACGHDYHLMCLLGALQSFKENTDSWSGTFIGVFQPGEETASGARDLVENNIQDAMPRPDVYLGQHVLGSLPGGFVGTRRGPVLSQAFSVKVEIFGKGSHGSMPELGVDPVVLASTIVTRLQTIVSREVAARETAVVTVGSIHSGTKSNIIPDSAELLINTRAYSQEVSDHIREAIERLVRGECQAARSPREPEFTYYDVYPLTDNDGDATDTVREAFDSYFGEESIDLNPIPASEDFSIVPTHLGVPYTYWGLGGFADQANAPGNHNPAFAPDLQPTLDRGAEAIVVAASPWLCRTTN from the coding sequence ATGGAGACATTCAAACAGCCAATTGACCAAATCCTTTCCACCCTCGACGAAACCAGAGCAGAGCGAGAAGAACTCCTCAAGTTCTTCCACCAAAACCCTGAGCTGTCCATGCAAGAAGATGCCACCTCGGCAAAAATCAGGGAAGAACTCGAACGCTACGGCGTTGACTACACCCGAGTAGGACGCACCGGCCTCGTCGCCACCATCGAAAACGGAGACGGCCCGATCGTCGCAATGCGCGCCGACATTGATGCCCTTCCAGTCAAAGAAGCTTCAGGCAAAGACTTCGCTTCAACCGCAACTCAAGTGGACGAACAAACTGGGACAGAGGTCCCCACGGCTCACGCATGCGGCCACGACTACCACCTCATGTGCCTGCTAGGTGCCCTCCAATCTTTCAAAGAGAACACAGACAGTTGGAGTGGCACATTCATCGGTGTTTTCCAGCCAGGTGAGGAAACGGCCTCCGGCGCGCGTGACCTGGTGGAGAACAACATTCAAGATGCCATGCCACGTCCAGATGTGTACCTCGGCCAGCACGTCCTCGGTTCGCTGCCAGGGGGTTTCGTCGGCACGCGCCGCGGACCTGTCCTCTCACAAGCTTTTTCGGTGAAGGTAGAAATCTTTGGCAAGGGTTCACACGGCTCCATGCCCGAGCTTGGCGTTGACCCAGTAGTGCTCGCCTCAACTATTGTCACCCGACTGCAAACCATCGTCTCCCGCGAGGTAGCAGCGCGCGAAACCGCCGTTGTTACCGTTGGATCAATCCACTCCGGAACCAAATCCAACATCATTCCCGATTCCGCCGAACTTCTCATCAACACTCGCGCCTACAGCCAAGAAGTCAGCGACCATATCCGGGAAGCAATCGAACGACTCGTACGCGGCGAATGCCAGGCAGCACGCAGCCCACGCGAACCAGAGTTCACGTACTACGACGTATACCCCCTGACCGACAATGACGGGGATGCAACTGACACCGTGCGGGAAGCCTTTGATTCCTACTTCGGGGAAGAGTCCATTGACCTTAACCCAATTCCAGCGTCGGAAGACTTCTCCATTGTTCCAACCCATCTGGGAGTCCCCTACACCTACTGGGGGCTTGGTGGCTTCGCAGACCAGGCAAATGCGCCAGGAAACCACAACCCTGCTTTCGCACCTGACCTGCAGCCCACCCTCGACCGAGGAGCAGAAGCAATCGTGGTTGCAGCTTCTCCGTGGCTGTGTCGCACTACCAACTGA